From Bacteroidales bacterium, one genomic window encodes:
- a CDS encoding phospho-sugar mutase: protein MDSKILTTAKQWLGEGYDAATKAEVKKMIDGDPKVLEDAFYKTLEFGTGGLRGIMGAGTNRMNKYTVGMATQGFANYLIKAFGPDSKNPLKQIKVAISFDCRNHSKEYSRLVADIFAANGFKVFLFRDLRPTPELSYTIRHLHCQGGVMVTASHNPKEYNGYKAYWDDGAQVIAPHDTGIIKEVNKIKNLSQVKWGGKKTSAKCSAEKSCKGSIKMIGAEIDKAYLKDLSTLHLSPLAVKHHKNMKVVYTPLHGTGIKIIPRALKEMGFANVNVVKAQAINDGNFPTVESPNPENPSAMKMAVDLANKIKADLVLASDPDADRVGMGIRNDKGEIVLLNGNQTNAILTYYVLRRWSETGKLKRSKKFPYTIKTIVTTNLISDIAEKFGVKCYNVLTGFKNIAEVVKHNEGKGIFVCGGEESFGFSLGEFVRDKDAPITCSIICECAAWCADNKMTMWGLLQLIYKEFGQYDNWLRQYTFKGIEGAKKIAGIMEKFRSNPPKKLAGSPIVVYKDFDKGNNYAPEVKLAKSNVLQYIAKDGTMVSLRPSGTEPKIKFYFETRCKESGRGC from the coding sequence ATGGATAGCAAAATTTTGACAACGGCAAAGCAGTGGCTCGGAGAGGGTTACGATGCCGCAACAAAAGCGGAAGTTAAAAAAATGATTGACGGGGACCCAAAGGTTCTGGAAGATGCATTTTATAAAACTTTGGAATTCGGGACCGGCGGACTTAGAGGAATTATGGGTGCCGGTACAAACAGAATGAATAAATACACCGTGGGGATGGCAACGCAAGGCTTTGCAAATTATTTGATTAAGGCCTTTGGACCGGATTCAAAAAATCCGCTTAAGCAGATAAAAGTTGCAATTTCATTTGACTGCAGAAATCACAGTAAAGAATATTCACGGCTTGTAGCGGATATATTTGCCGCTAACGGCTTTAAAGTATTCCTGTTCAGAGATTTGCGTCCTACTCCGGAGCTGAGCTACACTATTCGTCACCTGCATTGCCAGGGTGGCGTGATGGTTACCGCATCTCATAATCCAAAGGAGTACAACGGTTACAAAGCCTATTGGGATGATGGCGCTCAGGTAATTGCTCCTCATGATACAGGCATTATAAAGGAAGTGAACAAAATAAAAAATCTTTCACAGGTTAAATGGGGAGGTAAGAAAACTTCTGCAAAATGCTCAGCCGAAAAGAGTTGTAAAGGAAGCATCAAAATGATTGGTGCGGAAATTGACAAAGCTTATTTAAAGGATTTGTCCACTCTTCATCTCTCTCCTCTTGCTGTAAAGCATCACAAGAACATGAAAGTTGTGTACACACCTCTGCATGGAACAGGCATCAAAATTATTCCGCGCGCTTTAAAGGAGATGGGCTTTGCAAATGTTAATGTCGTTAAGGCTCAGGCAATTAATGATGGCAATTTTCCTACGGTAGAATCTCCAAATCCCGAGAATCCTTCAGCTATGAAGATGGCTGTTGATCTTGCAAATAAGATAAAAGCAGATTTGGTTTTGGCTTCTGATCCGGATGCGGACAGAGTAGGGATGGGAATAAGAAATGACAAAGGAGAAATTGTGCTGCTTAACGGAAATCAGACTAATGCCATTCTAACTTATTATGTACTAAGACGCTGGAGCGAGACGGGAAAACTAAAGAGAAGCAAAAAATTCCCTTACACAATAAAAACTATCGTGACTACAAATTTGATTTCAGACATTGCGGAAAAATTTGGAGTTAAGTGTTATAATGTTCTTACAGGTTTCAAAAACATTGCGGAGGTTGTAAAGCATAATGAGGGGAAGGGAATATTTGTTTGCGGCGGAGAGGAGAGTTTTGGCTTTAGCCTGGGTGAGTTTGTAAGAGATAAGGATGCGCCTATAACTTGCTCAATTATATGTGAATGCGCTGCATGGTGCGCAGACAATAAGATGACAATGTGGGGATTGCTTCAACTAATCTATAAGGAGTTTGGACAGTATGATAACTGGCTGCGCCAATACACTTTCAAAGGTATAGAGGGAGCAAAAAAAATTGCCGGAATAATGGAGAAATTCAGAAGCAATCCTCCAAAGAAATTGGCAGGTTCTCCTATAGTTGTTTATAAAGATTTTGATAAGGGAAACAATTACGCGCCTGAGGTTAAGCTGGCTAAATCCAATGTGCTTCAATATATTGCAAAGGATGGAACCATGGTCTCTTTAAGACCTTCCGGTACTGAGCCAAAGATTAAATTTTATTTTGAGACTCGCTGCAAAGAGAGCGGAAGAGGCTGCTAA
- a CDS encoding sugar MFS transporter — MGKIFSKRVWQLALIMSFWFVISFITNILGPLIPDIINNFSLKNLALAGFIPTSFFVAYAVMSIPAGLMIEKWGEKRVLFVGFLMPFIGSLLFAFLHTYPILLCSCFIIGLGMAMLQTVLNPLQRTVGGEENYAFVGELGQLVFSCASFISPLVYTYYVKNPMSIAPPELPWVSLYYLFAIILVVMLCAVLVCKFPKIELNEDEKSGSKSSYFELFRKRYVWLFALGIFCYVSTEQGTSIYMSTFLEKYHGVNPQVLGAHTVAYFWGSMLVGCVLGLVLLKLFDSKKLLRCSGYLAATLLAIALFGSRQTALFCFPAIGFSISMMYSIIFSLALNSAAEHHGSFAGILCSAIVGGAVGPLLVGLLSDWTGSLRIGMFLIFAFIFYMTSIGFWAKPIVSNRTMLDRKDV; from the coding sequence ATGGGAAAAATTTTTTCAAAGAGAGTCTGGCAGCTGGCTCTTATAATGTCCTTTTGGTTTGTTATTTCATTTATAACCAACATATTAGGGCCGCTTATTCCGGATATCATCAATAATTTTTCCCTTAAGAATCTTGCTCTTGCAGGTTTCATTCCAACCTCATTTTTTGTAGCCTATGCAGTTATGTCAATACCCGCAGGGTTGATGATTGAAAAGTGGGGGGAGAAGCGTGTTTTATTCGTCGGTTTTTTAATGCCGTTCATTGGTTCTTTGCTGTTTGCTTTTTTGCATACTTATCCTATTCTTCTTTGCTCTTGTTTTATAATAGGGCTGGGAATGGCTATGCTTCAGACAGTTCTGAATCCGCTGCAAAGAACCGTTGGAGGAGAGGAAAACTATGCCTTTGTTGGTGAACTGGGCCAGCTGGTTTTCAGCTGCGCATCTTTTATCAGTCCGCTTGTATACACGTATTATGTAAAAAATCCAATGTCAATTGCACCTCCGGAATTGCCGTGGGTCTCTCTGTATTACCTGTTTGCAATAATATTGGTTGTAATGCTTTGCGCTGTCCTTGTGTGCAAGTTTCCCAAAATTGAGCTTAATGAAGATGAAAAAAGCGGAAGCAAATCCTCTTATTTTGAGCTGTTTAGGAAGAGATATGTATGGCTGTTCGCGCTAGGTATTTTTTGCTACGTAAGTACCGAGCAAGGAACTTCTATCTATATGAGCACATTTTTGGAGAAGTATCACGGTGTTAATCCTCAGGTACTTGGAGCACATACGGTTGCCTATTTCTGGGGCTCTATGCTGGTGGGCTGCGTGCTTGGACTTGTATTATTAAAACTGTTTGACAGCAAAAAACTTTTGCGCTGCAGCGGTTATTTAGCTGCTACACTTTTGGCTATTGCATTGTTTGGCTCCCGACAGACAGCACTTTTCTGCTTCCCCGCAATTGGATTCAGCATATCAATGATGTATTCCATAATATTCTCATTAGCACTTAATTCCGCAGCGGAACATCATGGCTCATTTGCCGGAATTCTTTGTTCTGCTATTGTAGGCGGCGCCGTAGGTCCGCTTTTAGTAGGGCTTTTATCTGACTGGACCGGAAGTTTAAGGATAGGAATGTTTCTTATCTTTGCATTCATTTTTTACATGACCTCCATTGGATTTTGGGCAAAACCAATTGTCTCCAATAGGACAATGCTGGATAGAAAAGATGTTTAA
- a CDS encoding LytTR family transcriptional regulator DNA-binding domain-containing protein codes for MNKLQYHILYWGVAMLLLSLMLISAHYKFSEAIFISCSMLPGVLLAQYLKKDISFKNKKEGIKNSIILTITVFIVIYLGIFSAQWYLRNMQQPDAILLNPVFILLTAAAFIILNNYLEIKIFPISSRETYQSDKTFDFISDRKKITIKINDITYIESNDDEVWVHTIGDTSYRTKMKISRWSEVMDKQFERIHRSYLVNTNHITERTATYVIVDGKKLEISRKYRQM; via the coding sequence ATGAATAAATTACAATATCACATATTATATTGGGGAGTAGCTATGCTCTTGCTTAGTTTAATGTTGATAAGTGCCCACTACAAATTCTCCGAAGCTATCTTTATTTCTTGCTCAATGCTTCCGGGTGTACTTTTGGCACAATACCTTAAAAAAGATATTTCCTTTAAAAATAAAAAAGAGGGAATTAAAAATTCAATAATACTTACCATCACAGTCTTTATTGTAATATATCTAGGCATATTTTCCGCTCAATGGTATCTCCGCAATATGCAACAACCTGATGCGATTCTATTAAACCCTGTATTTATTTTATTGACTGCTGCGGCATTCATTATTCTTAATAATTATTTAGAAATAAAGATATTCCCTATATCATCACGGGAAACATACCAAAGTGATAAAACATTTGATTTTATTTCAGATAGAAAGAAAATAACGATAAAAATAAATGATATAACCTATATTGAATCAAATGATGATGAGGTTTGGGTACACACAATTGGAGATACATCATACAGAACTAAAATGAAAATTTCCAGGTGGAGTGAAGTTATGGATAAGCAATTTGAAAGGATACATCGCTCATATTTGGTTAACACCAATCATATAACAGAAAGAACGGCAACATACGTCATAGTAGATGGGAAAAAACTGGAAATTTCAAGGAAATATAGGCAGATGTAA